One genomic window of Candidatus Omnitrophota bacterium includes the following:
- the tuf gene encoding elongation factor Tu (EF-Tu; promotes GTP-dependent binding of aminoacyl-tRNA to the A-site of ribosomes during protein biosynthesis; when the tRNA anticodon matches the mRNA codon, GTP hydrolysis results; the inactive EF-Tu-GDP leaves the ribosome and release of GDP is promoted by elongation factor Ts; many prokaryotes have two copies of the gene encoding EF-Tu): protein MATKPKFERTKPHVNIGTIGHVDHGKTTLTAAITKVLAAKGLAQA, encoded by the coding sequence ATGGCGACTAAGCCTAAGTTTGAGCGCACCAAGCCCCACGTCAACATCGGCACCATCGGCCATGTGGACCATGGCAAGACCACGCTGACCGCCGCGATCACCAAGGTGCTCGCCGCGAAGGGCCTCGCCCAAGC